A single window of Channa argus isolate prfri chromosome 2, Channa argus male v1.0, whole genome shotgun sequence DNA harbors:
- the grk1a gene encoding rhodopsin kinase GRK1: MDIGGLTTVVANSAYISARGSFDGTANPASNRDKKYHSRLKLPHITVCEGLRETLDLGFQTVCVEQPIGKRLFQEFLDSNREYKGPCRLWKDIEEYNMAEDDDRVKKASKILSRYMEPEAKYFCPFLPENCITKVKEKHQEAGDDLFNETMDSVTDFLKEVPYTFFLESMYLKRFLQWKWLEMQPMGEDWFLDFRVLGKGGFGEVSACQMKATGKLYACKKLNKKRLKKRKGYEGAMVEKRILARVHSRFIVSLAYAFQSKTELCLIMTIMNGGDLRYHIYNVDENNPGFEEPRAAYYAAQIIQGLEHLHQKRIIYRDLKPENVLLDNQGNVRISDLGLAVELADDQFKIKGYAGTPGFMAPELLKGEEYDYSVDYFALGVTLYEFLASKGPFRTRGEKVENKVVKKRILNDPVTFPERFSEKARSICEGLLCKEVDKRLGFTNGSCDELRAHPFFSEINWRKLNAGILTPPFVPDSKTVYAKDIDGVGAFSTVKGVQLEDKDKELFDEFASGNISIPWQEEMIDTGIYGELTTWGPNGALPNDLRRESILEQPPRSSTCTVS, translated from the exons ATGGACATTGGTGGCCTGACGACAGTGGTAGCCAACTCTGCCTACATCTCAGCCCGCGGGAGCTTTGATGGCACTGCCAACCCTGCATCCAATCGAGACAAGAAGTACCACTCCCGTCTGAAGCTGCCTCACATCACAGTGTGTGAGGGTCTGCGGGAGACTCTCGACCTGGGCTTCCAGACGGTTTGTGTGGAGCAGCCCATTGGCAAACGTCTCTTCCAGGAGTTCTTAGACTCCAACAGAGAGTATAAAGGACCGTGCCGCCTGTGGAAGGATATTGAGGAGTACAATATGGCAGAGGATGACGATCGGGTTAAAAAAGCAAGCAAGATATTGTCCCGCTACATGGAGCCCGAAGCCAAGTATTTCTGCCCGTTCCTGCCTGAAAACTGCATCACAAAGGTCAAAGAGAAACACCAAGAGGCCGGGGATGATCTTTTTAATGAGACCATGGACAGTGTGACGGACTTTCTCAAAGAAGTACCCTACACTTTCTTCCTGGAGAGTATGTATCTGAAAAGGTTTCTGCAGTGGAAGTGGCTAGAGATGCAACCGATGGGAGAGGACTGGTTCCTAGATTTTCGTGTATTAGGTAAAGGGGGTTTTGGGGAGGTGTCTGCCTGTCAGATGAAGGCCACAGGGAAACTGTACGCCTGCAAAAAGCTCAACAAGAAGaggctgaagaaaagaaaaggctaCGAG GGGGCAATGGTGGAGAAGAGGATCCTGGCTCGAGTTCACAGCAGGTTCATTGTGTCTCTGGCTTATGCCTTCCAGTCAAAAACAGAACTGTGTCTGATCATGACCATCATGAACGGAGGAGACCTGAG GTATCACATATATAACGTGGATGAGAACAATCCAGGCTTTGAAGAGCCACGGGCCGCCTACTATGCTGCTCAGATCATCCAGGGCCTGGAGCATCTCCACCAGAAGAGGATCATCTATAGAGACCTCAAACCAGAAAACGTGCTGCTAGATAATCAAG GTAACGTCCGTATCTCTGACCTTGGTCTGGCTGTGGAGCTGGCCGACGATCAGTTTAAAATCAAGGGCTATGCTGGGACTCCAG GTTTTATGGCCCCAGAGTTGCTGAAGGGAGAGGAGTATGACTACTCTGTGGACTACTTTGCTCTGGGGGTCACTCTATATGAGTTTCTGGCTTCCAAGGGTCCCTTCAGAACACGAGGAGAGAAG gtTGAGAACAAGGTGGTGAAAAAGCGAATTCTGAACGACCCAGTAACCTTTCCTGAGAGGTTCAGTGAAAAAGCCCGCTCCATCTGTGAGGGTCTGCTGTGCAAAGAGGTCGACAAGAGGCTCGGCTTCACGAACGGCTCGTGTGACGAGCTCAGGGCGCATCCCTTCTTCAGCGAGATCAATTGGAGGAAGCTGAATGCAG GGATCCTCACACCGCCCTTTGTGCCAGACTCTAAGACAGTTTATGCCAAGGACATCGATGGTGTTGGGGCCTTCTCCACAGTTAAAGGTGTGCAGCTGGAAGACAAGGACAAAGAACTTTTTGATGAGTTTGCCTCGGGGAACATCTCCATCCCATGGCAGGAGGAGATGATCGACACGGGGATCTATGGAGAGCTCACAACCTGGGGGCCCAATGGCGCTTTGCCCAACGACTTGCGGCGTGAATCTATCCTGGAGCAGCCGCCCAGGTCCTCCACCTGCACAGTGTCATAA